In Paenibacillus sp., one genomic interval encodes:
- a CDS encoding multicopper oxidase domain-containing protein — MRRCFHIVAIPIRIVVNRFGEHDPNGMMYVLKENEERVRRLVAEHPFTPVDLVAPLTIRANVGDDVEVLFENQLPFPASMHIQRAEYDVQTSDGAWVGCNDNSTAPPCPPGGTQLYRWSILFEGTHFFSDLGNPLSSEAGSNVHGLFGALIAEPRGSWWTDPVTGGPLSSGLYADVHNPFLPSYREYAWFFHDEMEVDDITGDAPISPHTLQPEATHAVNYRAEPMRNRMRLVQEGVVCPDCEGEEVHHDSWVFGDPSTPILRAYVGDPVKVRLIHGGVQETHVFHYHVHQWQFDPEDQDSDIIDSQSIGPQTFYTVSPLYGAGSLHGTFGDVIIHCHLYPHFGEGMWGLQRIFNTLQDGSQCYPNGTPIEPLQPLPDRPLPPLPTAERPGFPNFIPGIVGFKAPRPPLGIRGGREPTQLEINQFDPNAKPGAVFVNPAPPDAPERVYHISLIQMPIVYNKEGWYDPQGRLYVLAEDEEDVLAGRKAPEPLVIFANAGEVVTLHYTNKLPETIGGNAFQLVERTYESGMHVHFVKFDVLVSDGANVGWNYDSSVLPGQTITYRWFSEIELRGTFFHDHLFANSHQLHGVFASINIEARGSRHLHPRTLEPIRSGTQAVITNPLIPDFREITMFVHDFALLFDKDGCPLNPPPFPSSMEDPGVMAVNYRNEPLQFRLKKPDCDPAYVFSSFVHGDPVTPLLETYNGDSVRIRLFDGAHEESHAFNLHRQRWNQERRDLDSDLVQMQHIGVSEHYTLEFAIEGDGDFDMLYHFGSIEDVWLGNWGLIRTYQFEVPHLPPLPDRASPPPPRRNVLPQPTGMAPPRTEGPGCPPAPRHAPLRRYEVFALQTPIIYNEAGDHDPHGIVFALAEDVEAIKSGALNPEPLVLRGNVGELIEVTLHNCLFEPFHNDIVHGYPFVPVEAPFPPSNRISMHPQMVVYDVQGSDGATVGFNPDQTIGPGESITYLWYVDQDFGACNLWDMADLRNHRHHGAFGVFIAEPRGSRYLDPITREEIRTGTQAIISNPLVGEHREFVLAMHDGIRLVDKNGRLILDPEPAFEIAEEPAELEDFEDQGSRGFNYRAERFRHRLLRNPDVSKVFSSEVHGDPATPVFLAYAGDPTVIRFVFPADRARAHTFTVHAHHWRRSVDDMNSETTSFRGEISIGTADDFFLDFGAGGLLERPGDYMYRSGLIRWDIELGVWGILRVLGEPTPLLAPLVRDGCCGELEPIVRDGCDDCDGELAPLVRDGFGGEVDET; from the coding sequence ATGCGCCGATGCTTTCATATCGTAGCCATCCCGATTCGCATCGTCGTGAACCGGTTCGGCGAACACGATCCGAACGGGATGATGTATGTGCTGAAGGAGAACGAGGAGCGCGTCCGACGGCTCGTCGCGGAGCATCCGTTCACGCCCGTCGATCTCGTCGCGCCGCTGACGATCCGCGCGAACGTCGGCGACGACGTCGAGGTGCTGTTCGAAAACCAGCTCCCGTTCCCTGCCTCGATGCATATCCAGCGGGCCGAGTACGACGTCCAGACGTCCGACGGCGCTTGGGTCGGCTGCAACGACAACTCGACGGCGCCCCCCTGCCCGCCCGGGGGGACGCAGCTCTACCGCTGGAGCATTTTGTTCGAAGGCACCCATTTCTTCTCGGATCTCGGCAACCCGTTGTCGTCCGAAGCCGGGAGCAACGTCCACGGCTTGTTCGGCGCGCTCATCGCCGAGCCGCGCGGCTCGTGGTGGACCGACCCGGTGACGGGCGGGCCGCTCAGCAGCGGGTTATACGCGGACGTGCATAATCCGTTTCTTCCTTCGTACCGGGAGTATGCCTGGTTTTTCCACGACGAAATGGAAGTGGACGATATTACCGGCGACGCGCCGATCAGCCCGCATACGCTGCAGCCGGAAGCGACGCACGCCGTCAACTACCGCGCGGAGCCGATGCGCAACCGGATGCGCCTCGTGCAAGAGGGCGTCGTCTGCCCGGACTGCGAGGGCGAGGAGGTCCACCACGACTCTTGGGTGTTCGGGGACCCGTCGACGCCGATTCTGAGAGCGTATGTCGGCGACCCGGTCAAGGTGAGGCTCATTCACGGCGGCGTGCAGGAGACGCATGTGTTTCATTATCACGTCCATCAATGGCAATTCGATCCCGAAGACCAGGATTCTGACATCATCGACTCGCAGTCGATCGGGCCGCAGACGTTCTACACCGTCTCGCCGCTGTACGGCGCAGGCAGCCTGCACGGCACGTTCGGCGACGTCATCATTCACTGCCACTTGTACCCGCATTTCGGGGAAGGCATGTGGGGGCTGCAGCGCATCTTCAACACGCTGCAGGACGGCAGCCAGTGTTATCCGAACGGCACGCCCATAGAGCCGTTGCAGCCGCTGCCGGATCGTCCGCTGCCCCCGCTCCCTACGGCGGAGCGTCCCGGGTTTCCGAATTTTATCCCAGGAATCGTCGGGTTCAAAGCGCCGCGCCCGCCGCTCGGCATCCGAGGCGGCCGCGAGCCGACGCAGCTCGAAATCAATCAGTTCGATCCGAACGCGAAGCCCGGGGCCGTGTTCGTCAACCCGGCACCGCCCGATGCGCCGGAGCGCGTATACCACATCTCGCTGATTCAAATGCCGATCGTCTACAACAAAGAAGGCTGGTACGATCCGCAGGGCCGCTTGTACGTGCTCGCCGAGGACGAAGAGGATGTGCTCGCCGGGCGCAAGGCGCCCGAGCCGCTCGTCATTTTCGCGAACGCGGGCGAGGTCGTCACCCTACACTACACGAACAAACTGCCGGAGACGATCGGCGGCAACGCGTTTCAACTAGTGGAGCGGACGTACGAGTCGGGCATGCACGTACACTTCGTCAAGTTCGACGTGCTCGTCTCGGACGGCGCCAACGTTGGATGGAACTACGATTCTTCGGTGCTGCCCGGGCAAACGATCACCTACCGATGGTTTTCCGAAATCGAGCTGCGCGGCACGTTTTTTCACGACCATTTGTTCGCGAACTCGCATCAGTTGCACGGGGTATTCGCCAGCATTAACATCGAAGCGCGCGGGTCGAGACATCTTCATCCTCGGACGCTCGAACCGATTCGCAGCGGCACGCAGGCCGTCATTACGAACCCGCTCATTCCGGACTTCCGGGAAATCACGATGTTCGTACACGACTTCGCGCTGCTGTTCGACAAGGACGGCTGTCCGCTCAACCCGCCGCCGTTCCCGAGCTCCATGGAAGACCCAGGAGTGATGGCGGTCAACTATCGGAACGAGCCGCTGCAGTTCCGGCTGAAGAAGCCGGATTGCGACCCTGCTTACGTCTTCAGCTCGTTCGTCCACGGCGATCCGGTTACGCCGCTCCTCGAGACGTACAACGGCGATTCGGTCCGCATCCGGCTGTTCGACGGCGCGCACGAGGAATCGCACGCCTTCAACCTCCATCGGCAGCGATGGAATCAAGAGCGCCGGGATTTGGACTCCGATTTGGTCCAGATGCAGCATATCGGCGTTTCCGAGCATTATACGCTCGAGTTCGCCATCGAAGGCGACGGCGATTTCGATATGCTGTACCATTTCGGTTCGATCGAAGATGTGTGGCTGGGGAACTGGGGGCTCATCCGAACGTATCAATTCGAGGTGCCGCACCTTCCGCCGCTGCCGGATCGCGCGTCGCCGCCGCCGCCGCGGAGGAACGTGCTGCCGCAGCCGACAGGCATGGCGCCGCCGCGCACCGAAGGTCCGGGCTGCCCGCCCGCGCCGCGGCACGCGCCGCTTCGCCGGTACGAGGTGTTCGCTCTGCAGACGCCGATTATTTACAACGAAGCCGGCGATCACGACCCGCACGGCATCGTATTCGCGCTGGCGGAGGACGTCGAAGCGATCAAGTCCGGCGCGCTCAACCCGGAGCCGCTCGTTCTGCGCGGCAACGTCGGCGAGCTGATCGAGGTGACGCTGCACAACTGCTTGTTCGAGCCGTTCCACAACGACATCGTCCACGGCTATCCGTTCGTGCCGGTCGAGGCGCCGTTCCCGCCGTCGAACCGCATTTCGATGCATCCGCAAATGGTCGTTTACGACGTGCAAGGCTCCGATGGCGCAACGGTCGGCTTCAACCCGGACCAGACGATCGGCCCGGGCGAATCGATCACGTACCTCTGGTATGTCGATCAGGATTTCGGCGCTTGCAATCTATGGGATATGGCGGATCTGCGCAACCACCGGCATCACGGCGCGTTCGGCGTATTCATCGCGGAGCCGCGGGGCTCCCGGTATCTCGATCCGATTACGCGCGAGGAGATCCGCACCGGCACGCAGGCGATTATTTCGAACCCGCTGGTCGGGGAGCATCGGGAATTCGTGCTCGCCATGCACGACGGCATCCGGCTCGTCGACAAGAACGGACGACTCATTCTCGATCCGGAGCCGGCGTTCGAAATTGCTGAGGAGCCTGCTGAACTCGAAGACTTCGAGGACCAAGGCAGCCGCGGCTTCAACTATCGGGCCGAGCGGTTCCGGCACCGTTTGCTCCGCAATCCGGACGTGTCGAAGGTGTTCAGCTCCGAAGTGCACGGCGATCCGGCGACGCCCGTCTTCCTCGCGTACGCCGGCGATCCGACCGTCATTCGGTTCGTCTTCCCGGCCGACCGGGCGCGCGCGCACACGTTCACCGTTCACGCCCACCACTGGCGCCGTTCGGTCGACGACATGAATTCGGAAACGACGTCGTTCCGCGGCGAAATTTCGATCGGCACGGCGGACGATTTCTTCCTCGATTTCGGCGCCGGCGGCTTGCTGGAACGACCGGGAGATTATATGTACCGTTCCGGGCTCATCCGGTGGGACATCGAGCTCGGCGTGTGGGGCATCCTTCGCGTCCTCGGCGAACCGACGCCGCTGCTGGCGCCGCTCGTTCGCGACGGCTGCTGCGGGGAGCTCGAGCCGATCGTCCGCGACGGCTGCGACGACTGCGACGGAGAGCTCGCGCCGCTCGTTCGCGACGGCTTTGGCGGGGAGGTGGATGAAACGTGA